One stretch of Aquimarina sp. Aq107 DNA includes these proteins:
- a CDS encoding ABC transporter ATP-binding protein produces MDNEPLLSVKNLNVSFSSEKKEIQVLYDISFDIKPNEILGVVGESGSGKSVTSLAVMGLLPKKTAKVSGRIFYRDNDLLDFDDKKLRSIRGNEIAMIFQEPMSSLNPSMKCGKQVIEILLQHTKFTKSEAKEEVLSLFEKVKLPDGVRAYNSYPHELSGGQKQRIMIAMAIACKPKLLIADEPTTALDVTVQKEIISLLKDLQKEYKMSILFISHDLSLVSEIADNVLVVYKGKMVEQNTTSEIFNSPQKEYTKALIYARPSLDIRYKRLPTIEDYLNDQKKERQQITKTDREEHHKELYSNTPLLEVKNVEKTFFSKVGWFGKKEFRAVDGVSFSLYEGETLGLVGESGCGKSTLGNTILQLDKADQGEILYKGQDLTELSPSSIRVLRKDIQLIFQDPFASLNPRMTIGKAIMEPMKAHKLYADDTERKKETINLLERVGLDPSYFNRYPHEFSGGQRQRIGIARTIALQPKLIICDESVSALDISVQAQVLNLLNELKEKFGFTYIFISHDLAVVKYMSDQLLVMNQGKIEEQGDADIIYENPKKEYTKKLINAIPKSI; encoded by the coding sequence ATGGACAATGAGCCTTTACTTTCTGTCAAAAACCTAAATGTTTCTTTTTCTTCAGAAAAGAAAGAAATACAGGTACTATATGATATTTCATTTGATATAAAGCCTAACGAAATACTCGGTGTAGTTGGGGAATCCGGTAGTGGAAAATCGGTTACTTCTCTAGCAGTTATGGGATTACTTCCAAAAAAAACAGCAAAAGTTTCTGGTAGAATTTTCTACCGTGATAATGACTTACTTGATTTTGACGATAAAAAATTACGTTCTATACGTGGTAACGAAATTGCCATGATTTTTCAAGAACCTATGAGTTCTTTAAATCCTTCAATGAAATGTGGTAAGCAAGTTATAGAAATTTTATTACAGCATACTAAGTTTACTAAATCCGAAGCCAAAGAAGAAGTACTTTCTTTGTTCGAAAAAGTAAAACTTCCAGATGGAGTTCGTGCCTATAATTCTTATCCTCATGAACTAAGTGGTGGTCAAAAACAACGTATAATGATTGCCATGGCAATTGCGTGTAAACCGAAACTACTTATTGCCGACGAACCTACTACTGCACTAGATGTCACTGTACAGAAAGAAATCATTAGTCTACTCAAAGATCTTCAGAAAGAATACAAAATGAGTATTCTTTTTATTTCTCATGATTTATCATTGGTTTCTGAAATTGCTGACAATGTTTTAGTAGTTTATAAAGGAAAAATGGTGGAACAGAATACTACTTCCGAAATCTTTAATAGCCCTCAAAAAGAATACACGAAAGCATTAATTTATGCAAGACCATCTTTAGATATTAGGTATAAAAGATTACCGACCATAGAAGATTATCTAAACGATCAAAAAAAAGAAAGACAACAAATTACCAAAACAGACAGAGAAGAGCATCATAAAGAATTATATAGCAACACACCATTGTTAGAAGTAAAAAATGTAGAAAAAACGTTTTTCTCTAAAGTTGGTTGGTTTGGCAAAAAGGAGTTCAGAGCAGTTGACGGAGTTAGTTTTTCGTTATACGAAGGCGAAACGCTTGGTCTTGTTGGAGAATCTGGATGTGGAAAATCTACTTTAGGAAATACCATTCTACAATTAGATAAAGCTGATCAAGGAGAAATCTTATATAAAGGTCAAGATCTAACAGAACTTTCACCATCTTCTATACGAGTTTTAAGAAAAGATATCCAATTAATATTTCAAGATCCGTTTGCCTCATTAAATCCTCGAATGACCATTGGTAAGGCAATTATGGAACCCATGAAAGCTCATAAATTATACGCTGATGATACTGAGCGTAAAAAAGAAACAATTAATCTTTTAGAACGAGTTGGACTGGATCCTTCATATTTTAACAGATATCCTCACGAATTTAGTGGTGGGCAGCGTCAAAGAATTGGTATTGCCAGAACCATTGCGCTTCAACCAAAGCTAATCATCTGCGATGAATCCGTAAGTGCTCTCGATATATCCGTTCAGGCACAAGTTCTTAATTTATTAAATGAATTAAAGGAGAAATTTGGATTTACCTATATATTTATTTCTCATGATCTTGCTGTAGTAAAATATATGTCGGATCAGTTATTGGTTATGAACCAAGGTAAAATTGAAGAACAAGGTGATGCTGATATTATTTACGAAAACCCTAAAAAAGAATACACAAAAAAACTCATCAATGCTATTCCAAAGAGTATTTGA
- a CDS encoding T9SS type A sorting domain-containing protein, with protein sequence MNSTLQHLKRGFCVCAMALATFSATSQTQQLKTTADEKPNKGHQLYKQTKMFDSKKGSTDAKTPLERQADNAIERSEFDLMRLKNPVTGKIPEGIRKAEVQFSEKINLSDESQKSLQTAAKSGSFSFWKNRGPFNVGGRTRALAIDSRNENVILAGGVSGGLWRTENGGETWRKVTRSFQNPSITGIVQDPRPRHSFTWYYISGERYGNSASAGGAFYQGSGVYKSRDGGRTFELLTATANPDVGIFNTNEPFDLINSIAIDPTNGDLYLGTITGIQRSQDGGNSFTEVLTGGFDSKAEVAISSTGQIYATIDSDTDPTAGFFTSTDGDTWTNITPEGFVPAYGRTVMGIDPSNENTVYFLTQNNSGGIPALLNRYDLAAGTWTDLSVNLPFGIGGSVGNLNLQGEYNMVVKVHPTDSDMVFVAGTNVYRSTTGFTTPAGQESWIAGYSPLNNVSLYTNQHPDQHALLFFPSNPNRALSGNDGGVYVTEDITATNDGIEPVAWTSLNNGYITTQPYHVAFDPEPNTDDLVAGFQDNGTWFTNSTDSDAIWESDFGGDGAYSAIADNGRTRYVSSQRGNVFRFNFDEEGVFESFSAVEPAGASGFAFVNPFILDPNNDNIMYMPAGSSIWRNNDLDGLPLFTNTNATENWVNLTNTSTPDGSTITSLDVSKFPVANRLYYGTNSGVVFRMDNANIDGQQAIDISTGKGLPVGFVNDINIDPSNVDRVIVTYSNYGIPSVFITEDGGDTWTNISGNLEENVDGSGNGPSVRSTAFLGSSAGRFGARLQRIFAATSTGLYSTRGLNGQNTVWRKENFAIGNSVTDEVVTRKDGFIAVAAHGSGLFSARFPVTANPLPESNLVTAFLLDDFGVSENSEDTSIDITGLFVQSQGLPIDIELTNSDPELVTATLTGNTLTLSYAPDSIGSASIGLIATSGEEQVAEGFTVTVSEPSIYEQTNTQVSTIPSQNFLDFNGLAQSADDFTVPVGNIWNIDRIVAFGAVNGSPALNNVSIVIYENEGGVPGAEVYNSGEIAPISEPNISNLNIDLPEAVTLESGEYWISIYTNLAFNGGNQWFWASQDNVVGEVTQFRDPANLFGTGAIDWTATTVALGRNPLDQTFQIFGDIISSNEDVVEPELEVTLTTLDLVNEISVYPNPSNNTFFFNFGDAISKSSKNVDINIFNSTGNLVHTISDVNSNANVNWDASRLASGLYYAKISGTSTNTVVKLLKR encoded by the coding sequence ATGAATTCAACTCTACAACACCTCAAAAGAGGTTTTTGTGTTTGCGCAATGGCTTTAGCAACCTTCTCTGCAACCTCACAAACACAACAATTAAAGACTACAGCTGATGAAAAACCTAATAAAGGCCATCAATTGTACAAGCAAACAAAAATGTTTGATAGTAAAAAAGGATCTACTGATGCTAAAACTCCTCTAGAAAGACAAGCGGATAATGCAATAGAAAGATCAGAATTTGACTTGATGAGATTAAAAAACCCTGTTACTGGTAAAATACCAGAAGGAATTAGAAAAGCAGAGGTTCAGTTCTCAGAAAAGATCAATTTAAGTGATGAATCACAAAAATCTTTACAAACTGCTGCTAAATCAGGTAGTTTCTCTTTTTGGAAAAATAGAGGACCGTTTAATGTAGGAGGTAGAACTCGTGCGTTAGCAATTGACAGTAGAAACGAAAATGTAATCTTAGCCGGTGGAGTATCTGGAGGATTATGGAGAACTGAGAATGGTGGAGAAACTTGGAGAAAAGTTACAAGATCTTTTCAGAATCCTAGTATTACGGGAATTGTGCAAGATCCAAGACCAAGACATAGTTTTACTTGGTATTACATTTCTGGAGAACGTTATGGAAATTCAGCAAGTGCTGGAGGAGCATTTTATCAAGGTAGTGGAGTATACAAATCCAGAGATGGAGGGCGTACATTCGAACTGTTAACAGCTACAGCAAATCCTGATGTTGGGATATTTAATACAAATGAACCTTTTGATTTAATTAATTCAATTGCTATCGATCCTACCAATGGAGATCTTTATTTAGGTACAATTACTGGTATTCAAAGATCACAAGATGGAGGGAATTCTTTTACAGAAGTATTAACTGGTGGTTTTGATAGTAAAGCAGAAGTAGCAATTTCTTCTACGGGTCAAATATATGCAACAATAGATTCTGATACTGACCCAACAGCTGGATTCTTTACTTCTACAGATGGAGATACTTGGACTAATATTACTCCTGAAGGATTTGTACCTGCTTACGGAAGAACTGTTATGGGTATTGACCCTTCTAACGAGAATACAGTGTATTTTCTTACACAAAATAATTCAGGAGGAATTCCTGCTTTATTAAATCGATATGACCTTGCAGCAGGAACTTGGACGGATTTAAGTGTAAACTTGCCTTTCGGTATTGGTGGAAGTGTAGGAAACTTAAATTTACAAGGTGAGTATAATATGGTAGTAAAAGTACATCCTACAGATAGTGATATGGTATTTGTTGCAGGAACTAATGTGTATAGATCTACAACAGGATTTACTACTCCTGCAGGACAGGAAAGTTGGATAGCTGGATATTCTCCATTGAATAATGTAAGTCTATATACAAATCAACATCCAGATCAACACGCATTATTGTTTTTCCCTTCAAATCCTAATAGAGCATTATCAGGTAATGATGGTGGAGTTTATGTTACTGAAGATATTACAGCAACCAATGATGGAATAGAACCTGTAGCTTGGACATCTTTAAACAATGGTTATATTACTACCCAACCATATCACGTAGCATTTGATCCAGAGCCAAATACAGATGATTTAGTAGCTGGATTCCAAGATAATGGTACTTGGTTTACAAATTCTACGGATTCTGATGCCATTTGGGAATCAGATTTTGGAGGAGATGGAGCTTATAGTGCAATTGCTGATAATGGTAGAACACGTTATGTTTCTTCTCAGAGAGGTAATGTATTTAGATTTAATTTTGACGAAGAAGGAGTATTTGAATCATTTTCTGCTGTAGAACCTGCAGGAGCTTCAGGTTTTGCTTTTGTTAACCCATTTATTCTTGACCCTAATAATGATAACATCATGTACATGCCGGCAGGAAGTTCTATATGGAGAAATAATGATCTTGATGGGTTGCCTTTATTTACAAATACAAATGCAACAGAGAACTGGGTAAATCTTACCAATACATCAACTCCTGATGGATCCACTATAACTTCTTTAGATGTTTCTAAATTTCCAGTAGCTAATAGATTATACTATGGTACAAACTCTGGAGTTGTGTTTAGAATGGATAATGCCAATATAGATGGTCAGCAAGCAATTGATATCTCAACTGGAAAAGGATTGCCTGTAGGTTTTGTTAATGATATTAATATTGATCCGTCTAATGTTGATCGCGTAATTGTTACTTATTCTAATTATGGAATTCCAAGTGTATTTATTACAGAAGATGGTGGAGATACCTGGACTAATATTAGTGGTAACTTAGAAGAAAATGTAGATGGATCAGGTAATGGACCTTCTGTAAGAAGTACGGCTTTTTTAGGTAGTAGTGCAGGTAGATTTGGAGCAAGATTACAAAGAATATTTGCTGCCACAAGTACCGGTTTATATTCTACAAGAGGATTAAACGGACAAAATACAGTTTGGAGAAAAGAGAACTTTGCAATTGGTAACTCCGTAACTGATGAAGTTGTTACAAGAAAAGATGGATTTATTGCTGTAGCTGCTCACGGAAGTGGATTGTTTAGTGCTCGTTTTCCTGTAACTGCTAATCCATTACCAGAATCTAATTTAGTTACTGCCTTTTTATTAGATGATTTTGGTGTTAGTGAAAATAGTGAAGATACAAGTATAGATATAACAGGTTTATTTGTGCAATCTCAAGGATTACCAATTGATATTGAATTAACTAATTCTGACCCAGAATTAGTAACAGCTACATTAACAGGTAATACACTTACCCTATCATATGCGCCAGATAGTATCGGTTCAGCTTCAATAGGTCTAATTGCTACTTCGGGAGAAGAACAAGTTGCTGAAGGTTTTACAGTTACAGTATCTGAACCTTCTATCTATGAACAAACAAATACGCAGGTATCAACAATACCTTCTCAGAACTTCTTAGATTTTAATGGTTTGGCACAGTCAGCTGATGATTTTACAGTTCCAGTGGGTAATATATGGAATATTGATAGAATAGTAGCTTTTGGTGCTGTAAATGGAAGTCCTGCACTTAACAACGTAAGTATTGTTATTTATGAAAATGAAGGAGGAGTTCCTGGTGCAGAAGTTTATAATAGCGGAGAGATTGCTCCTATTTCAGAACCAAATATTTCAAATTTAAATATAGATCTACCAGAAGCGGTTACTTTAGAGAGTGGGGAATATTGGATATCAATTTATACTAATCTTGCATTTAATGGAGGAAACCAATGGTTTTGGGCATCACAGGATAATGTAGTAGGTGAAGTAACTCAGTTTAGAGATCCTGCAAACCTCTTTGGTACAGGAGCTATAGATTGGACAGCTACAACAGTTGCATTAGGAAGAAATCCACTTGATCAAACATTCCAAATTTTTGGAGATATTATAAGTTCTAATGAAGATGTAGTAGAACCTGAATTAGAGGTTACTTTAACTACATTAGACTTAGTAAATGAGATTTCTGTTTATCCTAATCCATCTAATAATACATTCTTCTTTAATTTTGGAGATGCGATTTCCAAATCAAGCAAAAATGTAGATATTAATATATTTAATAGTACTGGTAATTTAGTGCATACAATATCTGATGTTAACTCTAATGCTAACGTAAATTGGGATGCATCGAGATTGGCTTCTGGTTTGTATTATGCGAAAATCTCAGGAACTAGTACAAATACGGTAGTTAAATTACTTAAGAGATAG
- a CDS encoding DNA helicase PriA, whose product MEEEKKIFSEQKKSCANCGAELTYKPGTSEIKCDYCGHEETIVQQEDGFKELELKPYLEEMGSLSHSEEITMLHCKNCGANQHIEENYKSLHCVYCTMPLIIEDAYKEDWILPGAVLPFQFDQKKSHQIFTKWVKELWFAPNNLKKAALDPEHTKGLYLPYWTFDAQLYATYTGQRGDYYYVSVPYTKTVNGKTVRGTRQEQRTRWTPASGSVSGFVDDTLIKASNQRKNPIPSKIAHWNLKALEPFNTSFLAGFVTEKYTIPLKDGHLSSTQEAERIARSWSRHDIGGDTQRVHSVNMSLSEETFKHILLPVYISAYQYNGKKYNFFVNGQTGKISGKRPYSFWKIFFFVLFIIALILLIIWLADTYGNQQ is encoded by the coding sequence ATGGAAGAAGAAAAAAAAATATTTTCTGAGCAAAAGAAATCTTGCGCTAATTGTGGTGCCGAATTAACTTATAAACCAGGTACCTCTGAAATTAAATGTGATTATTGTGGACATGAAGAAACCATTGTTCAGCAAGAAGATGGTTTTAAAGAACTTGAATTAAAACCCTATCTAGAAGAAATGGGATCTCTTTCTCATTCTGAAGAGATTACAATGCTTCATTGTAAAAACTGTGGTGCTAATCAACATATAGAAGAGAATTATAAATCATTACACTGTGTATATTGTACCATGCCTCTAATCATAGAGGATGCATATAAAGAAGATTGGATTCTTCCTGGAGCTGTACTCCCTTTTCAATTTGATCAAAAAAAATCACATCAAATTTTCACAAAGTGGGTAAAAGAATTATGGTTTGCTCCAAATAATCTTAAAAAAGCTGCTTTAGATCCTGAGCATACTAAGGGACTATACCTTCCTTATTGGACATTTGATGCTCAGTTATATGCTACGTATACAGGGCAACGAGGAGATTATTATTATGTTAGCGTTCCTTACACTAAAACAGTAAACGGAAAAACTGTTAGAGGTACGAGACAAGAACAAAGAACAAGATGGACTCCTGCAAGCGGAAGTGTTAGTGGTTTTGTAGATGATACACTGATAAAAGCATCAAATCAAAGGAAAAACCCAATTCCTTCGAAAATTGCGCATTGGAATCTTAAAGCGTTAGAACCTTTTAATACTAGTTTTTTAGCAGGCTTTGTTACAGAAAAATACACTATACCATTAAAGGATGGTCATTTATCTTCTACCCAAGAAGCAGAAAGAATAGCACGTTCCTGGTCGCGTCACGATATTGGAGGTGATACGCAAAGAGTACATTCTGTAAATATGAGTCTATCAGAAGAAACATTTAAACATATTTTACTTCCAGTCTATATTAGCGCCTACCAATATAATGGAAAGAAATATAATTTTTTTGTAAATGGTCAAACTGGAAAAATATCTGGAAAAAGACCCTATTCCTTTTGGAAAATATTTTTCTTTGTACTTTTTATAATCGCTCTAATTTTATTAATTATTTGGTTAGCCGATACCTATGGAAATCAACAATAA
- a CDS encoding enoyl-CoA hydratase/isomerase family protein, translated as MMYNNILTTHNSGITTITINRPSKLNALNKETIQELHDAFDEANKDVKTKVIIITGSGEKAFVAGADISEFANFSVDQGGQLAAKGQELLFDFVASLSTPVIAAVNGFALGGGLELAMSAHFRIASDNAKMGLPEVSLGVIPGYGGTQRLPQLVGKGRAMEMIMTAGMIDANQALNYGLVNHVVLQEELLPLAEKLASKIMRNSSVAIGAAINSVNAAYEDGVNGFKTEIKEFGNCFGTEDFREGTTAFLEKRKADFPGK; from the coding sequence ATAATGTATAATAATATTCTCACAACTCACAATAGCGGTATAACAACTATTACAATTAATCGTCCATCAAAATTAAATGCATTAAATAAAGAAACAATTCAGGAATTACACGATGCGTTTGATGAGGCAAATAAAGATGTTAAAACGAAAGTAATTATTATAACTGGAAGTGGAGAAAAGGCTTTTGTAGCTGGTGCTGATATTAGCGAATTTGCTAATTTTTCTGTTGATCAAGGAGGTCAATTGGCGGCTAAAGGACAAGAATTACTTTTTGATTTTGTCGCGAGTTTATCAACACCAGTAATTGCAGCTGTAAATGGTTTTGCACTTGGTGGCGGATTGGAGTTAGCTATGTCCGCACATTTTAGAATTGCAAGCGATAATGCTAAAATGGGATTGCCAGAGGTATCCTTAGGGGTAATACCAGGATATGGAGGAACACAGCGTTTACCTCAATTGGTTGGTAAAGGAAGGGCTATGGAAATGATTATGACAGCAGGAATGATCGATGCTAATCAGGCTTTAAATTATGGATTAGTAAATCACGTTGTTTTACAGGAAGAGTTGTTACCACTTGCAGAAAAGTTGGCAAGTAAAATTATGAGAAATTCATCTGTAGCGATAGGTGCTGCAATTAATTCGGTGAATGCAGCTTATGAGGATGGTGTGAATGGTTTTAAAACAGAAATAAAAGAATTTGGTAATTGTTTTGGAACAGAAGATTTTAGAGAAGGAACTACAGCATTTTTAGAAAAAAGAAAAGCTGATTTTCCTGGAAAATAA
- the nadD gene encoding nicotinate (nicotinamide) nucleotide adenylyltransferase yields MKKIGLYFGTFNPIHVGHLAIANHMAEYSDLDEIWMIVTPHNPFKKKSSLLDNNHRLEMVYRATESYPKLKPSDIEFKLPQPNYTVHTLAHLQEKYDNHQFNLIMGEDNLKSFHKWKNYEVILENHNVYVYPRISEGITDHQFKNHTKIQKVNAPIMEISSTFIRKAISEDKNIKPLLSKEVWEYIDEMNFYR; encoded by the coding sequence ATGAAAAAAATAGGTTTATACTTCGGAACATTTAACCCTATTCATGTAGGTCACTTAGCTATTGCGAACCATATGGCCGAATATTCTGATCTTGATGAAATATGGATGATTGTAACGCCTCATAACCCTTTTAAAAAGAAGAGCTCGCTATTAGATAATAACCATAGATTAGAAATGGTCTATAGAGCTACCGAATCCTATCCTAAACTAAAACCAAGTGATATTGAATTTAAGTTACCTCAGCCCAATTATACAGTTCATACATTAGCTCATCTACAAGAAAAGTATGATAATCATCAATTCAATTTGATTATGGGAGAGGATAACCTAAAAAGTTTCCATAAATGGAAAAACTACGAGGTTATTTTAGAAAACCACAATGTCTATGTGTATCCTCGAATTTCTGAAGGCATAACAGATCATCAATTCAAGAATCATACTAAGATTCAGAAAGTCAATGCTCCTATCATGGAAATTTCTTCAACCTTTATACGAAAAGCCATTTCTGAAGACAAAAACATCAAACCACTATTATCAAAAGAAGTGTGGGAATATATTGATGAAATGAATTTCTACAGATAA
- a CDS encoding SPFH domain-containing protein: MGIFDEIKKKLSNEFIDIVEWLDNTQDTIVHRFERYQNEIKNGAQLIVREGQTAVFINEGQLADVFEPGTYTLNTQNLPILTTLKGWKYGFNSPFKAEIYFVNTRLFTDEKWGTKNPITLNDDRFGLVEIRAFGTYAFKVNDPGKFIVDIVGTDANFTSFEINEHLKSLISTRFTDTVGEANFPIELYAANTTELSETCQEVMQPEFNSVGISLERFFIENVSMPEDLKKEIFEYSRIDKIDLDKLTKFKTAKAIEAAAANEGGTAGAGMGMGMGFVLAQQMGGMMNPMATQQQAQQQQSAPIAPPPMPVQVQYFYAINGQQAGPVSFDQLKSLFANRTVNKDSLVWKQGMANWSAIKDVEELKSFLGGNTPPPLPGA; this comes from the coding sequence ATGGGAATTTTTGACGAAATAAAAAAGAAGCTAAGTAATGAATTTATAGATATTGTAGAATGGTTAGATAATACTCAGGATACCATTGTACATCGTTTCGAACGCTACCAAAATGAAATAAAAAACGGAGCTCAATTAATTGTAAGAGAAGGGCAAACAGCAGTTTTCATTAATGAAGGTCAATTAGCAGATGTATTTGAGCCTGGAACTTACACTTTAAACACTCAAAACTTACCGATTTTAACCACCTTAAAAGGTTGGAAATATGGATTTAACAGCCCGTTTAAAGCAGAAATATATTTTGTGAACACACGCCTTTTTACAGATGAAAAATGGGGTACAAAAAATCCAATAACATTAAATGATGACCGTTTCGGTCTGGTAGAAATTAGAGCCTTTGGAACATATGCATTTAAAGTCAATGATCCCGGTAAATTTATAGTAGATATTGTAGGTACAGACGCTAATTTCACAAGTTTTGAAATTAACGAACATCTTAAAAGTTTAATCTCTACTCGTTTTACCGATACTGTCGGAGAGGCTAACTTTCCAATAGAATTATATGCTGCTAACACTACCGAACTATCAGAAACCTGTCAAGAAGTAATGCAACCAGAATTTAATTCTGTTGGTATTTCCTTGGAGCGCTTCTTTATAGAGAATGTTTCTATGCCGGAAGATCTGAAAAAAGAAATTTTTGAGTATAGTAGAATTGATAAGATTGACCTTGATAAATTAACCAAATTCAAAACTGCCAAAGCCATAGAAGCTGCCGCTGCAAATGAAGGAGGTACCGCAGGAGCAGGAATGGGAATGGGAATGGGATTTGTACTAGCGCAACAGATGGGTGGAATGATGAATCCAATGGCGACACAACAACAAGCGCAACAGCAGCAATCTGCACCAATTGCTCCACCACCAATGCCAGTGCAAGTGCAATACTTCTATGCGATAAATGGACAACAGGCAGGACCTGTATCTTTTGACCAATTAAAGTCTTTATTTGCTAATAGAACAGTAAATAAAGATTCTCTAGTATGGAAACAAGGAATGGCAAATTGGTCCGCTATAAAGGATGTAGAAGAGTTAAAATCATTTTTAGGAGGTAATACTCCTCCTCCACTTCCGGGAGCTTAA
- a CDS encoding DUF4177 domain-containing protein — MKEYKLESLIYYSKLTLDKEHILKSSSKDIQEKLDLYAKDGWRLVSTDVEDFGLGMYFYLYFERDLK; from the coding sequence ATGAAAGAGTATAAATTAGAATCGTTGATTTACTATTCAAAACTTACCTTGGATAAAGAACATATCTTAAAATCTTCTTCTAAAGATATTCAGGAAAAATTGGATCTTTATGCTAAAGATGGATGGAGATTAGTGTCTACTGATGTAGAAGATTTTGGATTGGGCATGTATTTCTATTTGTACTTCGAAAGAGATTTAAAATAA
- a CDS encoding PAS domain-containing sensor histidine kinase, with amino-acid sequence MKLTKLSLRTRIFISMTVLVLLASVLVAAITVYQYKEEAEEYHRERLERKEERIKIAINNALSSTTYPVTEENVALIFKEKKKINQISQEHTLPINIYSLSGKLLVKSEETFVNDTVDKQLNLHIIDTLGSGYEKRYLGVSEKNGEHFLSSYTYIKDYKSKPLAILNLPYLEDDNFFSRELWESLTRLGQVYLLMLLIAIVLAYFLSKYITRSLKTISDTIDQTRLDKRNKRIRIGDSSDEIYSLVNAYNSMIDELEESAAMLAKSEREAAWREMAKQVAHEIKNPLTPMRLTVQSFERKFDPNDPTIEKKVKEYSDTLIQQIDTMSSIASAFSNFAQMPAQKSETLDVVKIVGLALDIFNEHYIVFPSEKEEIIAKFDRTQLIRVVTNLVKNAIQAISEDHTPKIMVNVFTEKDNVVITVADNGVGITEENKKKIFEPKFTTKSSGMGLGLGMVKNIVETYGGSITFTSQEGKGTVFKVKFPKL; translated from the coding sequence ATGAAGCTTACCAAACTCTCTCTTAGAACGAGGATTTTTATTTCTATGACGGTATTAGTTCTGTTGGCTTCTGTATTGGTTGCGGCTATTACTGTATATCAATATAAGGAAGAAGCAGAAGAATATCATCGTGAGCGATTGGAAAGAAAGGAAGAACGGATTAAAATAGCTATAAATAATGCATTAAGTAGTACTACCTATCCTGTTACAGAAGAGAACGTTGCTCTAATTTTTAAAGAGAAGAAGAAAATAAATCAAATCTCTCAAGAGCATACCTTGCCAATTAATATTTATAGTCTATCTGGTAAATTATTGGTTAAATCCGAAGAGACTTTTGTTAATGATACTGTAGACAAACAGCTCAATCTGCATATTATAGACACGTTAGGTAGCGGATACGAAAAAAGATACCTAGGAGTTTCAGAAAAAAATGGAGAACACTTTTTATCCTCTTATACATATATTAAGGATTATAAATCAAAACCCTTAGCGATCCTAAATTTACCATATTTAGAAGATGATAATTTCTTTTCTCGAGAATTATGGGAATCTCTTACAAGATTGGGTCAAGTGTATTTATTGATGCTGTTAATTGCGATAGTTTTAGCTTATTTTTTGTCAAAATACATAACTAGATCTCTTAAAACTATTTCTGATACAATAGATCAGACTCGTTTAGATAAGCGTAACAAGAGAATAAGAATTGGTGATTCTAGTGATGAGATTTATTCACTTGTAAATGCCTATAATAGTATGATTGATGAATTAGAAGAAAGTGCGGCAATGTTAGCTAAAAGTGAGCGAGAAGCTGCTTGGAGAGAAATGGCAAAACAGGTAGCTCATGAAATTAAAAATCCACTTACTCCTATGAGATTGACCGTTCAAAGTTTTGAACGCAAGTTTGATCCTAACGATCCTACAATTGAGAAAAAAGTAAAAGAATATAGTGATACATTAATCCAACAGATTGACACCATGAGTTCAATAGCTTCGGCATTTTCTAATTTTGCTCAAATGCCAGCGCAGAAAAGTGAAACTTTGGATGTTGTAAAAATTGTTGGATTAGCTTTGGATATTTTTAATGAACATTACATTGTTTTTCCATCAGAAAAAGAAGAAATTATTGCCAAATTTGATAGAACCCAGTTGATACGTGTGGTAACAAATTTGGTTAAAAATGCGATACAAGCAATCTCAGAAGATCATACTCCGAAAATTATGGTAAATGTATTTACAGAAAAAGATAATGTTGTTATTACGGTTGCTGATAACGGAGTGGGGATCACTGAAGAAAATAAAAAGAAAATATTCGAGCCCAAGTTTACAACCAAAAGCAGTGGTATGGGGTTGGGACTGGGTATGGTTAAAAATATTGTGGAAACATATGGCGGAAGTATTACCTTTACATCTCAAGAAGGAAAGGGAACTGTTTTTAAAGTGAAATTCCCAAAATTGTAA